The Thiomicrorhabdus lithotrophica DNA segment GTCTAAATACCGTGAAGAGTTTGCAGATCAACTATCAAATGTAGAAGAGCTTTATAACTTATATAAAGTGTTAAAAGTCGCTCGTGCAGAGCGTGGTGCTTTAGAGTTTGAAACCACTGAAACACGTATGGTGTTTGATGAGAACCGTAAGATTCAAGAAATTGTACCAGTTTACCGTAATGACGCTCATAAGTTGATTGAAGAGTGTATGTTAATGGCTAACGTTGCAACAGCACGTTATCTAAAATGGCATAAGATGCCAATATTGTATCGAGTTCATGAAAAGCCTCTAGAAGAGCGTTTGAAGAACTTAAGAACCTTCTTAGGTGACTTTGGATTAACGCTTGAAGGTGGTGATGAGCCTACGGCTCATGATTACGCTAAAGTATCTGAACAAGTTGCTGGCGAACCACATGAACACTTAGTGCAGACTGTATTATTGAGAAGTATGAATCAAGCTGTGTATCAGCCTGAAAATAAAGGTCATTTTGGTTTGAATTATGAGCATTATGCTCACTTTACCTCTCCGATTCGTCGTTACCCTGATTTGCTTATTCACCGTGCGCTTCGTCATGTATGGACTAAAAAGGGTGTTGAGAACTTTGACTACAATGAATCTGATATGGTTGATTTGGGTCAGCACTGTTCTGATACCGAAAGACGTGCAGATGAAGCGACACGTGACTCAGTAACTTTCTTGAAATGTGAATTCCTATCTCACCGCATTGGTGAAGAGTATGAAGCTGTGGTTTCAGCCGCAACAAACTTTGGTTTGTTTGTTGAATTACAACCATTGTTTGTTGAAGGTTTAGTGCACATTACTGAGCTGGGTGAAGATTACTTCCATTATGATAATGCTCGTCACTGCTTGAAAGGTGAGCGTACTGGCAAGGTTTATCGATTAGGTGACAGAATTAAAGTGCAAGTTGCGCAAGTAAACTTGGATGATCGTAAGGTAGATTTACGTTTCATTGAAAGCTTAACCGAGCATGCTGAGCCTGAAGCAACGGGTTCTGATATTGAGGAATCTTCTACTGATGAACAGTCTTCAGATGAAGCTAAACCAGCACGTAAAAAACGTTATTATCGTAAAAAGAAGCGTTCAAGCTCAAAGCCTAAGGCCGATTAATGAAACAGGAAGTTATTTATGGTTTACATGCAGTAGAGAAGTTTATTAAACAATCTCCACAGTCGGTTTATACCATTAGCTTTCTTAAGGGGCGATTAAATAATCGTCAGCAAGCTTTACATAATCAAGCTAAATCCTTAGGGTTAAATTTAGAGTTAGTGACTAAGTTAGCTTTCAATAAAATTGATGGGAATCATCAAGGTGTGATGGCAATGGTTGCAAAGCAAGCTGATTTAACTGAGTCCGATCTCAAAAAATTGGTTGAAGAAACCACTAATCCATTATTTATCTTTTTAGACGAAGTCCAAGATCCGCATAACTTGGGTGCGATTTTGCGAACTGCTGATGCGGTTGGTGTGAATGCTGTTATTATTCCAAAGCATAATTCGGTAGGTATGAATCCAACTGTGCGTAAAGTCGCTTCTGGAGCGGCTGACAACGTTAAACTGATTGTCGTGTCTAACCTAGTTAGAACTATGAAGGATATGCAGCAAGCGGGTATGTGGATGATTGGATTGGCTGGCGAGACAGATCAGACTATTTATGATCATGACCTTACCGGTTCTATTGGGATTGTGATGGGAACAGAAGGAAGTGGTTTACGTCGTTTGACTAAAGAAGCTTGTGACCACCTTGCAGCCATACCTATGGTAGGCGTTGTAGAAAGTTTAAATGTTTCTGTCGCAACGGGTGTAACCGTTTATGAAGCTTTTAGACAGCGTAAAATCAAAGTGACTAGCTAGTGTCATTCTAAATAGAGATACCATATAGTTTACCCATATTCTTCTAAGAAATTCTAATTTAAAATCAACCTACCAGGCCTGGTAGGTTTATATATCATTCATTACCTCTAATATTTATAGCCTAGTACTGATTAAGCTAAAAATATATCACCTGAGTCATCAATTTTAACCGGCACGCTTTGTAGAGATTCATCCCAGCATGGTCCATCAATACATAACCCATCTTCTATGTTGAAATAAGCATCATGTACTGAGCATTTCATGGTTTTTTCGAATGGGTTTACATCAATTTTATAAGCTTCATCTAGCGGAACATCTTGATGTGGGCAGTTGTTAACATAACAACGTACACTGTCTTCATATTTGATTAATACTAAGGACTGACCAGAGTCACTGTTAACGACCATGGTTTTAGCATTACTAAGTTGTTTAATATTCGTTAATGGCTTGCTGTTTTCAGATGTTGTTAATAAATTATCTAAGCCAGATTGTCTACATTTTTTTGCGGCTAATTCACTAGCAAAAATAACGGCATCTCTCAGTGTGTTTTTTTCAATTAAAGAGTGAATAAGTGCTGCATTGAACGTGTCCCCAGCACCTAGGGTATCTATTGCAGAATTAACTACTTCGGCTTCGATATGTTCTATAGAACCATTGATAGGTTTTAACCAAGCGCCATCAGTACCCCATGTGCAGACTATATTAACACTTGGTAGCTCTAGACTTTCCAAAAGAGCCTGTCCATTTTTAAACCCTTTTGCTTTAGCGTAATGGTGAGAAAATATAAGTAAATTAACACTTGAAAAAAGAGCTTCAATACCCTCACGCGGTTTCTCAACTTCAAGAGAAATAGGCTGATAAGTTAGGAAAGTCTTTGCAATATTTAACATTCCAGGTAGTTGCGATGTATTGCGTCCTTCAAAATGTAACCAATCATATTCTTCGATTTCAATTTTGGCAAAAAAATCAAAGCTTATTTCAGGAAGGTCGCGGTAATGGACAATCGTACGATGACCATTTTGAGCATTTAATGTTACAAAAGAGGTGGGTGTGCGTCCTTTAATAAATTTTTGGGTGTGTTCAGTAGAAATATTTCTAGCTTTTAAGCCTGAAATAAGCTGTTTTGCTTCACTGTCTGCTGCAAGAGTAGTGCAGATATCGGTGGAGTGTCCAAGCTGGTTCAGTACATATAATGTATTGTTAACATTTCCACCCGTTTCAATTTGCTTATTTTGAGCACGTAGTTCTTCATCTTCTTTAGGGTGATGATCAACCGTTAAAATAATGTCGAGAACAGCATTTCCAATTCCTAAAATCTTTGACATACCCATTTCCATAAATAAATTAAATTGAAGTAACGCAGTAAACTTGAATGTAAACGGCTTTGAAATTTTGCTGGAAATTCTAACATACGTTTAAAAACCCTGCTTTGACTTGTGTTTTTAAAATTAAAAGTGAATAAATCAAAAAAAAAGCTTGACACGGTATTAGTGTCAGTTAAATTTTATTGTCTATAATATTTGTTAACAGTGTTGTTTAACGTATTGTTTTTTAAGTTATATAGGTAAACTTTATGAGGCAATATTATACAGTGTTTATTTATTGATTCTTTTCCACAAAAGCTGTGGATAACTTTGTGCGTAAAGTTTATAAAAGTAGCTTAAGTACTTTATATTAGCCATGAAATATTAAGTTGCTTAAATTTTAAGCAGCTTGTAAAACTCGCGAATCAAGTAGGATTTTATAAGGTCATAAAGACAATATAAGTAAATTACTATCAACTAAAGATGACAAAATAAATAAAACCGATACAATCACTAAATAAAAACAAAAAATTAGAAAAAATAGAGTTAGGTCATTAGTGATCTATTCAAAATTAAATTCATTGGGCTATTATGAATGAAGTGAAATCTGCATTTAATGCAAGTTGTTTAAACTGTGGACTCCAGAAGATATGTTTTCCAACAGGTCTGCTTAAGGCTGATATTGATCGTTTGGATGATATCGTTGAACGCAAATCCCCTCTTAAAAAGAACCAGCATTTATATGAAACAGGACAAAAATTTAATGCAATTTTTGCTATTCGTGCTGGTGCCGTAAAGCTCTACTCTTACTCTGATTCTGGAGAAGAGATTGTTCATGGTTTTTACTTACCTGGAGACGTGGTTGGGTTTGATGGGTTGATTGAAAATACCTATCTGTATAATGCGGTTGCCTTAGATAGCACTAGTGTTTGTACTTTACCCTATGATCAGTTGAGTGATTTATCACTTAAAATTCCTAATCTAAACAAGCAAATAATGTCGGTTATGAGTAAAAAGTTACAGGATGGCCAGCTTCATTCTGAACTCCTTATAAAGCGTAATGCAGATCAGCGGGTTGCACAGTTCATTTGGAATATGGCTGAACGCTACAAAAACCGTGGTTATGCATACGATGAGTTTCGTTTGAGTATTCTGCATCGTGACGTTGCATTGTATTTAGGGTTAACGCCTGAAACGGTATCTCGAATACTTGCTAAGTTTAATAGTGATGGAATTGTCAGTTGGAAGAAAAAAGAAGTTATTATTTATAGCGAAAACAAATTGAAGGCTGTTGCAGGTATTAGTAACGGTGAAGTTTGTAAGGAAGTTGGATAAAATCCTAATGGTTGTGTGGTTTTATCTTGTTAATTGATTTAAATCAATAAGAGTATTTTACAGCTATGCTTTAATTGGCACATGCAAAACGTTTTTAATTGAATTTACGTTTTTCATAATGTAGCCCGCTTACCCGGCTTTATGGCCGGGGTCTTTTTATAAAAAAGATTCTTATTTTTACTAGTTTTTTCTCAAAAATCTTTCAAATATCATATAAAACTCAAAAATATGTTAAATCCATTCTTTATTGACTAGAGTTTTTTATATAATCTATGTATATTAGTTATCAACATTTTCAAATTTCAGGAAGAATATAATGTCTATCAAAAACATTTCACAGTTATTTTTAGTTGGTTTTTTAGGTTTCGCATTAGTTGGTTGTAGTTCTACACCTAAAACTGATGGTATGGATGGTAAAGATGCCGCTTCTAGTCAGGTTGATGCTGATATTGAAGCTGCAAAACGTGCAGCAGCAGAACGTGCAGCAGCAGACTTAGCAGCTAAAAAAGCTGAAATTAAGGCTATAATTGATGGTAATGTTGTTCATTTCGATTTTGATATGTCTGATATTCCTCCAAGTGATTATGAATTAATTAAAGCCCACGCTGATTACATGTCTCTTGAGTCTGATCTAAAAATTACTGTTAGTGGTTATGCTGATGAAAGAGGAACTCGTGAATATAACTTAGCACTTGGTGAGCGTCGTGCTCAAGCAGTAAAAAATGCTTTGATTGCTGAGGGTGTTAGTCCAAGTCGTATTAGCGTTATAAGTTTTGGTGAAGATAATCCAGTTGACGAAGGTCACTCTGAAGCTGCATGGTCTAAAAACCGTCGTGCAGAATTTTCTTACTAATTTAATTATTTAGTTTTACCCTTTTAATAAAAGCCTTTCTGCTTATGGCAGGAAGGCTTTTTTGTTTTTAACCTATTAGAGTTAAATATGAAAAAAGATACCCCAGTAGTTCATCACCTTAAAGATTATCAGACACCCCAGTTTGATATAGTTTCTGTATTTCTAGAGTTTGATTTAAAGCCTGAAAATACCAATGTCACGAATGTTATGCAGGTTAAGAATCTAAATCATGCTAGTTTGATGCAGTTAGATGGAGAGGATTTAGAGTTAAAATCTATATTAATTGATGGTGTTGATATTACACAGAAGTGTGAGCAGACGGCAGAAACTCTACAGATACCTACAGCTGGCTTAGACACATTTGAACTCAATATTACAACAAGTGTTGACCCACAGGGAAATACAGCGCTTGAAGGATTATATAGAACAAGTGGCAACTACTGTACTCAATGTGAGGCAGAAGGTTTTCGGAAGATAACTTACTTTTTAGACAGGCCTGATGTTTTAACCTTGTTTACTACCAAAATCATAGCAGATAAAGCCGATAATTCAGTATTGTTGTCAAATGGTAATTTGATTGAATCTGGTGAACTTGAAAATAATCGTCACTATGCAGTCTGGCAAGACCCATTTAAGAAGCCGTGTTATTTGTTTGCATTGGTAGCGGGTAATTTAGAGTGTGTTCAAGACACTTACCGTACGTTAGACAATCGTGATATTGATTTGAGAATTTACGTAGAGCCTAAAAACATAGATAAGTGTGATCACGCTATGGCTTCTTTAATCAAATCGATGAAGTGGGATGAAGAGCGTTTTGGTTTAATTTACGATTTGGATATCTATATGATTGTTGCCGTGGACGATTTTAATATGGGGGCCATGGAAAATAAGGGTTTAAATGTATTTAACTCCAAGTTTGTTTTAGCTAAACCTGAAACCGCGACGGATGTTGACTATGAAGGTATTGAAGCGGTTATTGGTCATGAGTACTTCCATAACTGGACAGGGAACCGTGTAACATGTCGAGATTGGTTTCAGTTAACCTTGAAAGAGGGATTGACTGTGTTTCGTGACCAGGAATTTACGGCTGATATGCTATCTCCGGCAGTTAAGCGTATTGAAGATGTCAAACGCTTAAGGAGTAATCAATTTCCTGAGGATGCTGGACCTATGTCGCATCCGATTCAGCCCCAATCGTATATTGAAATGAATAACTTTTACACTATGACAGTTTATGAAAAGGGAGCAGAAGTCGTTAGACTCTACCATTCATTGCTAGGTGAAGATGGCTTTAGAAAAGGAATGGACCTCTATTTTGAGCGCCATGATGGACAAGCGGTCACTGTTGAAGATTTTAGAAATGCTATGGCAGATGCAAATAATGTTGATCTTGTTCAGATGCATCAATGGTACTTACAAAGTGGAACACCAGTGTTGTCCGTCAAGACTGAATATGATTCTGTAACAAAAAAGTTGATAGTGAATTGCTCTCAAAATATTCCAAAGTTAGCAGATAAATTTCCCCCTTTGTTAATGCCAATTAAAATTGCTCTATATTCTGATGATGGCAATATACTGCCTTTACACCCTTACGAGGGGGATATGGAAAAGATTGTGGTTAAAGGTCACGAAGCTATCCTCAAGTTGTCTCATAAATCTGAGAGTTTTGTATTTGAAAAAATAGAAGTTGAGCCAGTAGTTTCATTGTTAAGAGGTTTTTCAGCCCCTGTTATTTTAGAGTATGACCAGAGTAATGAAGATTTGGCTAAGTTGGTCACATTTGATTCTGATAGTTTTGTGCGATGGGAATCAATTCAAACTTTGGCTTTAAAAGAGATAACAAGAAATATTGCTCAACTTGAATCAGGCCAAGCTTTAGAGCTTTCAAATGAATTTACTACAGCTTTTGAAGGCGTACTAAAAGACTCTAGTTTAGATAATGCATTAAGAGCACTTGCTTTGACGCTTCCGGAGATGACGTATATTGGTGAGCAATATCAGCAAGTCAATGTAGATGCTGTTTATCATGTACATCGATGGTTGAAAATTCAATTAGCAACAAAATACGAAGGACTGTTTTTAGAGCAGTACTTACAGTTGAATAAGCTAAATGAAGAATACCATTACCAAAAAACTGATATTGCTAACCGTAAACTTAAAAACGTTTGTTTACAGTATTTGATGCTGCTACCTCATCAAATTAAATTAGGTGAGCAGCAATTTAACCATAGTCAGAATATGACAGATGTACTGGCGGCTTTAGACAGTTTATCTCATACCGATAGTCTTGAACGAGAAGCTTGTTTAGAATCTTTTTATCGCAAATGGAAAGATGATGCTTTAGTTTTGGACAAATGGTTTGCGCTTCAAGCGGCCTCACACCATATTCACTCATTGGCACATGTCAAAGAGCTGGTAAAACACCCTGATTTTGTATATACCAATCCTAATAGAGTAAGAAGTGTTTTAGGTGTGTTTGGTCGTTTGAATATGCTTGGTTTCCATCAGCCTGATGGAGAGGGTTACCATTTTCTTGCTGAACAAATTATGAAACTTGATGCAATCAATCCACAAGTCTCCGCCCGTATTGTTGCTCCGTTTACACATTGGCAACATTTTGATGGTGAGCGTCAAACTCTGATGAAAAAGGCCCTACAATCGATTTTGGATAATGATAACCTTTCAAAAGATACGTATGAAATTGTTTCTAAGTCATTGAGTTTGTCTTAATTACCTTGGAAGTGAATAGTGAGTAAAAGACTATGAAATATTTTGCTTTTCTGTTTGTTTGGTTAATAGTGAATTTGCCTATGGCAAGCTTTGCCTATGCAGAAGAGTGGGATGATTTTTTTAGAGATAGCAACCCTAGAGATTTTTTAGGAATTGGTAAGCAAAACAGGCCATTATCAAATAAACATTCGATTGAAAACAATCGTTTACGCGAGGTTAAGAGATTAGATCAAGAAATCTTAATTCTGCGTGCTGAAATGTCAAAAAAAAATGGAGATATAAAGCAGGTCAGGCAATATATATCTGAGCTTAATCGTCAGTACATTATTCCAGCCTTCAAGGGGCGGGTAGATGCTCTAAGAAAATATATAGACTCAGCACCAACGTCCTCCTTGTTATCATTTTTTTCTTTTTCAAAAACGATTGAATTTCCATTGAATGATACAAACTCAGTGGTTGCTGTTTTGTTACCAACGACTGGTGATTATGGAGCGGTGGGTTTGGAGCTTCAAGAATCGTTACAAAATGGTTTAGCAGAGGCTGGGTTTCAAGGTAAGTTAATAGCCTTAGACTCGGCTTTGTATGATTCAGCTTTTGAAATGTGGGAAGTGCTTAAATTTTATGAACCAAGTTTCATTTTTGGCCCCCTAAAAAAACAGCGAATCGCTCAATGGCAACAGCTTAATACTGGTGTATCTACACTGTATTTTAATGATACAGGTTCATTGGGTTCGGGGGAGTATA contains these protein-coding regions:
- the pal gene encoding peptidoglycan-associated lipoprotein Pal; translation: MSIKNISQLFLVGFLGFALVGCSSTPKTDGMDGKDAASSQVDADIEAAKRAAAERAAADLAAKKAEIKAIIDGNVVHFDFDMSDIPPSDYELIKAHADYMSLESDLKITVSGYADERGTREYNLALGERRAQAVKNALIAEGVSPSRISVISFGEDNPVDEGHSEAAWSKNRRAEFSY
- the rlmB gene encoding 23S rRNA (guanosine(2251)-2'-O)-methyltransferase RlmB, which encodes MKQEVIYGLHAVEKFIKQSPQSVYTISFLKGRLNNRQQALHNQAKSLGLNLELVTKLAFNKIDGNHQGVMAMVAKQADLTESDLKKLVEETTNPLFIFLDEVQDPHNLGAILRTADAVGVNAVIIPKHNSVGMNPTVRKVASGAADNVKLIVVSNLVRTMKDMQQAGMWMIGLAGETDQTIYDHDLTGSIGIVMGTEGSGLRRLTKEACDHLAAIPMVGVVESLNVSVATGVTVYEAFRQRKIKVTS
- the fnr gene encoding fumarate/nitrate reduction transcriptional regulator Fnr; the protein is MNEVKSAFNASCLNCGLQKICFPTGLLKADIDRLDDIVERKSPLKKNQHLYETGQKFNAIFAIRAGAVKLYSYSDSGEEIVHGFYLPGDVVGFDGLIENTYLYNAVALDSTSVCTLPYDQLSDLSLKIPNLNKQIMSVMSKKLQDGQLHSELLIKRNADQRVAQFIWNMAERYKNRGYAYDEFRLSILHRDVALYLGLTPETVSRILAKFNSDGIVSWKKKEVIIYSENKLKAVAGISNGEVCKEVG
- the pepN gene encoding aminopeptidase N; its protein translation is MKKDTPVVHHLKDYQTPQFDIVSVFLEFDLKPENTNVTNVMQVKNLNHASLMQLDGEDLELKSILIDGVDITQKCEQTAETLQIPTAGLDTFELNITTSVDPQGNTALEGLYRTSGNYCTQCEAEGFRKITYFLDRPDVLTLFTTKIIADKADNSVLLSNGNLIESGELENNRHYAVWQDPFKKPCYLFALVAGNLECVQDTYRTLDNRDIDLRIYVEPKNIDKCDHAMASLIKSMKWDEERFGLIYDLDIYMIVAVDDFNMGAMENKGLNVFNSKFVLAKPETATDVDYEGIEAVIGHEYFHNWTGNRVTCRDWFQLTLKEGLTVFRDQEFTADMLSPAVKRIEDVKRLRSNQFPEDAGPMSHPIQPQSYIEMNNFYTMTVYEKGAEVVRLYHSLLGEDGFRKGMDLYFERHDGQAVTVEDFRNAMADANNVDLVQMHQWYLQSGTPVLSVKTEYDSVTKKLIVNCSQNIPKLADKFPPLLMPIKIALYSDDGNILPLHPYEGDMEKIVVKGHEAILKLSHKSESFVFEKIEVEPVVSLLRGFSAPVILEYDQSNEDLAKLVTFDSDSFVRWESIQTLALKEITRNIAQLESGQALELSNEFTTAFEGVLKDSSLDNALRALALTLPEMTYIGEQYQQVNVDAVYHVHRWLKIQLATKYEGLFLEQYLQLNKLNEEYHYQKTDIANRKLKNVCLQYLMLLPHQIKLGEQQFNHSQNMTDVLAALDSLSHTDSLEREACLESFYRKWKDDALVLDKWFALQAASHHIHSLAHVKELVKHPDFVYTNPNRVRSVLGVFGRLNMLGFHQPDGEGYHFLAEQIMKLDAINPQVSARIVAPFTHWQHFDGERQTLMKKALQSILDNDNLSKDTYEIVSKSLSLS
- a CDS encoding PfkB family carbohydrate kinase, translating into MSKILGIGNAVLDIILTVDHHPKEDEELRAQNKQIETGGNVNNTLYVLNQLGHSTDICTTLAADSEAKQLISGLKARNISTEHTQKFIKGRTPTSFVTLNAQNGHRTIVHYRDLPEISFDFFAKIEIEEYDWLHFEGRNTSQLPGMLNIAKTFLTYQPISLEVEKPREGIEALFSSVNLLIFSHHYAKAKGFKNGQALLESLELPSVNIVCTWGTDGAWLKPINGSIEHIEAEVVNSAIDTLGAGDTFNAALIHSLIEKNTLRDAVIFASELAAKKCRQSGLDNLLTTSENSKPLTNIKQLSNAKTMVVNSDSGQSLVLIKYEDSVRCYVNNCPHQDVPLDEAYKIDVNPFEKTMKCSVHDAYFNIEDGLCIDGPCWDESLQSVPVKIDDSGDIFLA